One part of the Nitrospirota bacterium genome encodes these proteins:
- a CDS encoding acetyl-CoA carboxylase carboxyltransferase subunit beta gives MAWFKRTNRLEPSESKRVKIPEGLWVKCNNCRELIYRKELGKNFHVCPKCDYHFPISVEERIALILDENSFKELDFSLESTDPLNFKDVSRYRDRLKLYQEKTGQKDSYVYGDGLIVGQPVIFGCFNFSFMGGSMGCVVGEKIVRSAERSVATRLPLIIVSSSGGARMQEGIYSLMQMVKTSAAVAKLHESGVPFISILTDPTFGGVTASFSMLGDIHIAEPKALIGFTGPRVIEQTLKQQLPEGFQRSEFLMEHGMLDMIVERKNLKETLGQLIAYFQ, from the coding sequence ATGGCGTGGTTTAAAAGAACCAACCGGCTTGAGCCTTCAGAAAGCAAAAGAGTTAAGATCCCGGAAGGCCTCTGGGTCAAATGTAACAATTGCCGCGAATTAATCTATCGAAAAGAGCTCGGCAAGAATTTTCACGTCTGTCCGAAATGCGATTATCACTTTCCGATTTCTGTGGAAGAACGCATTGCGTTGATTTTGGATGAAAATAGCTTTAAAGAGCTCGATTTTTCTCTGGAATCGACTGATCCCCTCAATTTTAAAGATGTGTCCAGGTACCGCGACCGCCTCAAACTTTACCAGGAAAAAACCGGACAAAAAGACAGTTACGTATATGGAGACGGTTTAATTGTCGGTCAACCCGTTATTTTTGGCTGTTTTAATTTCAGTTTTATGGGCGGAAGCATGGGTTGTGTCGTGGGTGAAAAGATTGTTCGATCGGCAGAGCGATCCGTCGCGACAAGGCTTCCCTTGATAATCGTCAGCTCTTCCGGAGGAGCAAGAATGCAGGAAGGAATCTATTCCCTGATGCAGATGGTCAAAACCTCCGCGGCGGTTGCAAAGCTTCATGAGTCTGGCGTCCCCTTTATCTCGATATTGACCGATCCCACCTTTGGAGGCGTTACAGCCAGTTTTTCCATGTTGGGTGATATTCATATTGCAGAACCTAAAGCACTCATCGGATTTACGGGTCCTCGTGTCATTGAACAGACTCTCAAACAACAGCTTCCGGAAGGATTTCAACGATCGGAATTCCTGATGGAACATGGGATGCTCGACATGATTGTAGAGAGGAAGAATCTTAAAGAGACGCTTGGCCAGCTCATCGCCTATTTCCAATAA
- a CDS encoding bifunctional folylpolyglutamate synthase/dihydrofolate synthase, whose protein sequence is MVYQEALQFLYNLQLKGMKFGLSSMIDFLVLLGNPHKYIKTVHVGGTNGKGSTSAMVAWVLYQAGYRVGLYTSPHLIDFSERISVNSFPIPQADVVRLTRKIQDLLKNEQANLPTFFEFVTGLAFLYFLEQKVEIAVIEVGLGGRLDSTNVITPELSILTNVDFDHQEYLGNTLLEIGYEKAGIIKKGVPVVTGISEEPVLGLVQKTAKAMEAPIYRLGVDFNYHTQHREDCFANSLDYHGIHQSNLNFVIPLLGEHQRRNASLALAALELLNLKGFPHPESAKRKGLLQVRWPGRIEIVQSVPLILLDGAHNPAGASNLARFLTSLPQTGRRYLVLGIMKDKDIWGIGERLIPWADEIILTQASYSRAATPGELLRTLPPTFKRFHLINSLFDVFRYLKSHAEKGDQICLTGSLYTIGEAKAILEGIHIDVPLHG, encoded by the coding sequence ATGGTTTACCAAGAAGCGCTCCAATTCCTGTACAACCTGCAACTAAAAGGGATGAAATTCGGCCTTTCATCCATGATCGACTTTTTAGTTCTTCTCGGGAATCCCCACAAATATATCAAGACAGTCCATGTGGGCGGGACAAACGGCAAAGGGTCGACTTCGGCCATGGTGGCCTGGGTTCTCTACCAGGCGGGATATCGGGTCGGACTTTATACTTCTCCTCATCTCATCGATTTTTCCGAAAGAATTTCGGTTAACTCATTCCCAATTCCTCAGGCAGACGTGGTCCGTCTGACCCGAAAAATTCAAGATCTGCTCAAAAATGAACAAGCGAATCTTCCGACCTTTTTTGAATTTGTAACCGGATTGGCTTTCCTTTATTTTTTAGAACAAAAGGTCGAAATCGCGGTTATTGAAGTGGGTCTCGGAGGACGGCTGGACTCAACCAATGTCATTACACCCGAATTATCGATATTGACCAATGTCGATTTCGACCATCAGGAATATTTGGGAAACACGCTTCTTGAAATTGGATATGAAAAAGCAGGAATTATTAAAAAGGGAGTCCCGGTCGTTACGGGAATTTCCGAGGAACCGGTTCTTGGACTCGTTCAGAAAACCGCGAAAGCAATGGAAGCGCCCATCTATCGTCTTGGAGTCGATTTTAATTACCATACACAACATAGAGAAGACTGTTTTGCCAATTCCCTGGATTATCACGGTATCCATCAAAGCAATTTGAATTTCGTGATCCCCTTATTGGGAGAACATCAGAGAAGAAATGCTTCCCTTGCACTTGCGGCCCTTGAACTCTTGAATCTCAAAGGATTCCCCCACCCGGAATCGGCTAAAAGAAAAGGCCTGTTGCAAGTTCGATGGCCGGGGAGAATTGAAATAGTTCAATCTGTGCCACTCATCTTGCTGGATGGGGCGCACAATCCAGCGGGTGCTTCGAATCTTGCCCGTTTTCTCACATCTCTCCCTCAAACGGGGAGACGATACCTGGTTTTGGGAATCATGAAAGACAAGGATATTTGGGGAATTGGAGAGAGACTCATTCCCTGGGCCGATGAAATCATTCTCACTCAGGCGTCTTATTCACGAGCCGCCACGCCCGGCGAACTTCTGCGTACACTTCCCCCCACTTTCAAACGGTTTCATCTGATCAATTCTCTTTTCGATGTATTTCGTTATCTGAAAAGCCATGCTGAAAAAGGGGATCAAATCTGTCTGACCGGATCGCTTTATACCATCGGTGAAGCCAAAGCAATATTAGAAGGGATTCATATAGACGTCCCGCTGCATGGTTAA